Within Methanofastidiosum sp., the genomic segment GCAAGCAAATAGGAAATATCTTGCTTTTGCAAGTACAGCTGATCAGGAAGGATATCCGGGTGTTGCAAAACTATTTAGAGCTGCTGCTGCCGCAGAAACTGTCCATGCGCATGCCCATCTTAGAGCGCTAGGTGAGATTAAAACAACAAAAGATAATCTAATGGAAGCAATTTCTGGGGAGACTCATGAATTTGTAAGTATGTACCCCAAGATGATTGAAGAGGCTAAAGCAGAAGGAGAAAAAATAGCTGAGAAATCTTTTGTTTTTGCAAATGAAGTAGAAAAGATACATGCTGGACTTTATAAAAATGCTCTGGACACTATAGATAAATTTCCAGTCAAAGATTACTATGTTTGCAGTGTCTGCGGTTACACTATTGCTGATGAAGCACCAGAAAAATGCCCAGTTTGCGGAGCAATGAAAAAAGCATTTAACAAAGTAGATTAATTATTTTTATAATTAATCAATAAACTATTAATCAGAAGCATTCAAAGCCATTTGCTCTTCAAGAGATTCAAGCTTTATTCTTATATCTTCTTTTTCAGTTCTTACGGCTATCAAGGAGTAGAGACCTTTTATTCCTTTAATGGGGCCAATTTTTTGCACCTCGAGATTTCTTAACTCTTCGTTGTCGGTCACTTTTGTTTTCACAAGGATGTCCCATTCGCCCGAAACCTCATGGACTTCAAGCAATTCATCAATCATTGCGAGCTCTTTCGAAATCCTTCCAATTTCCTTTATACTGTCAATTGAAACTCTTATCCAAGCAGTTGTAAGTTTACCGCATTTTTTTGCATCTAGTAAGGGAACAATTCCTTTAATAATACCAAGTTGTCTAAGTCTTCTTGTTCTATCATAAACTGTAGATTCAGCAGCCCCTATCTTCTTTGAAAGATCTTTATAAGAAATAGTTGCATCTTTTTGAAGTTCAGTCAAGATGTCTTTATCCAGATTATCTAATTTAATTGGTAGTTCTGATGCCATTTTATCACTGAATATCTTTTGTATTAATTAATAATTATAAATTTAAATATTTTTCGGATAAAAATTATTTAAAGTCGTTTTCTTTGAAAGAGAAATAACTGAATTTATCACAAAAATTATTTATGGAACCAACTTATTAACTCGCATAAAATGAATTTGAGTTCAGAAGGTTTTTGCCAAATGCTACTAGGTTTATGT encodes:
- a CDS encoding Lrp/AsnC family transcriptional regulator; amino-acid sequence: MASELPIKLDNLDKDILTELQKDATISYKDLSKKIGAAESTVYDRTRRLRQLGIIKGIVPLLDAKKCGKLTTAWIRVSIDSIKEIGRISKELAMIDELLEVHEVSGEWDILVKTKVTDNEELRNLEVQKIGPIKGIKGLYSLIAVRTEKEDIRIKLESLEEQMALNASD
- a CDS encoding rubrerythrin family protein, translating into MQEKTKKNLMEAFAGESQANRKYLAFASTADQEGYPGVAKLFRAAAAAETVHAHAHLRALGEIKTTKDNLMEAISGETHEFVSMYPKMIEEAKAEGEKIAEKSFVFANEVEKIHAGLYKNALDTIDKFPVKDYYVCSVCGYTIADEAPEKCPVCGAMKKAFNKVD